Proteins encoded within one genomic window of Cytophagales bacterium:
- a CDS encoding EF-hand domain-containing protein: MTRKQRYRLTYLFRLYDYDRNGCLDVDDIASVIEKVESRMTSMEARERWNYEKVVVKAVKFFHRLLREIPNDGEQQIELSRWIEFFETQMQEDDTLEEYVSLMINFMFDLFDEDHDGYISEDEYEFFYEIFDIDKASFQNAFSNFDLNNDNRVSRYEMIRQLEAYFLDDMPGDDNNEVFGRLDG; the protein is encoded by the coding sequence ATGACGAGAAAACAGAGATATCGCCTGACTTACCTCTTCCGGCTTTACGATTATGACCGCAATGGATGTCTTGATGTGGACGACATTGCTAGCGTGATCGAAAAGGTAGAGTCGCGCATGACTTCTATGGAAGCTCGTGAGCGTTGGAATTACGAGAAAGTGGTCGTGAAGGCGGTGAAGTTTTTTCATCGATTGCTGCGAGAGATTCCCAATGATGGGGAGCAACAGATCGAGTTGAGTCGCTGGATCGAGTTTTTCGAAACGCAAATGCAAGAAGATGATACACTCGAAGAGTATGTAAGCCTGATGATCAACTTCATGTTTGATCTCTTCGATGAAGATCATGATGGTTATATCTCTGAAGATGAGTACGAATTTTTCTATGAGATTTTTGATATCGATAAAGCTTCCTTTCAAAATGCGTTTTCTAATTTCGACCTTAACAACGACAATCGGGTATCACGTTACGAGATGATCCGCCAGCTGGAAGCCTATTTTCTGGATGACATGCCCGGAGATGACAACAATGAGGTTTTTGGTAGATTGGATGGTTAG
- a CDS encoding S41 family peptidase codes for MILILSGFLLRAQNKLEILTPSELKEDFRIFRTSLEEAHPGLYWFTTKAEMDHLFDSTYAELDHEMSGLDFWVTLSKLTTHIGCLHTHVYGFKFSEDQFLLPFTVHIEGQKTYIHQDLVKDRNLVGAEILAINGRPASEILHTFLKLVPHDGYVTGFSRWLLNYQYTFYHADVFRNESSINLEIKLPNQAPETITIEGYKFDHWQKKWRQQFGNNHEDVIQLKFVPESSTAILKVARLGNWKVDGKKYRFKKVIKEKMGQIIASGSKNLILDIGDQGGGNEKYGMQLLSYFIDEPYTPYRAIEFKTNRYKTSKKYSNTSWYEYHALKTLLRIKKTDSTYLLQNFKGLKPTKPSPLQFKGDMYLLTSGSTASATSDFAAWVHHLKLATTIGEETGGGYQGNTSNWEFTITLPHSKARLLLPLARYFNNVDDGIFFGRGMIPEHIVKHTFEDRLKGHDPQLEFALELIQNKAKENRND; via the coding sequence ATGATTCTGATTTTATCAGGGTTCTTGTTAAGGGCTCAAAACAAACTTGAAATCCTTACCCCATCTGAGCTAAAAGAAGACTTCAGGATTTTTCGTACCTCTTTGGAAGAAGCTCATCCTGGTCTCTATTGGTTTACCACTAAAGCAGAAATGGATCATCTTTTCGATTCCACCTACGCCGAACTGGATCACGAGATGAGTGGGCTGGATTTCTGGGTAACTCTCTCGAAATTGACAACCCATATAGGCTGCCTTCACACACATGTGTATGGATTTAAATTTTCAGAAGATCAATTCTTACTTCCTTTTACGGTCCATATTGAAGGCCAAAAAACTTATATCCATCAAGATCTGGTTAAAGATCGAAATCTCGTAGGTGCAGAAATTCTGGCTATTAACGGCCGACCTGCATCCGAAATCCTCCATACATTTTTAAAACTGGTACCCCACGATGGATATGTCACCGGATTTTCCCGATGGCTGCTGAACTATCAGTATACATTTTATCATGCGGATGTATTTCGCAACGAATCATCGATTAATCTTGAAATCAAACTTCCGAATCAGGCTCCCGAAACAATCACCATTGAAGGTTACAAATTCGATCATTGGCAAAAAAAATGGCGTCAGCAATTTGGTAATAACCATGAAGATGTCATCCAATTAAAGTTCGTCCCCGAATCAAGTACGGCCATTTTAAAAGTTGCACGACTGGGTAACTGGAAAGTGGACGGGAAAAAGTACAGGTTCAAGAAAGTAATCAAAGAAAAGATGGGGCAGATCATTGCATCCGGATCAAAAAACCTAATCCTTGATATCGGTGATCAGGGTGGTGGAAATGAAAAATACGGCATGCAGTTACTTTCATACTTCATTGACGAACCATATACGCCGTATCGAGCCATAGAATTCAAAACAAATCGCTACAAAACTTCAAAAAAATACAGCAACACCAGCTGGTATGAATATCATGCTCTCAAAACGCTACTCAGGATTAAAAAAACTGACAGCACTTACCTGCTTCAGAATTTCAAAGGACTGAAACCTACTAAACCATCTCCGCTTCAATTTAAGGGAGACATGTACCTGTTAACTAGTGGTAGTACGGCATCAGCCACTTCAGATTTTGCAGCATGGGTTCATCACCTTAAGCTCGCAACGACCATCGGTGAAGAAACGGGTGGTGGATATCAGGGAAATACAAGTAATTGGGAATTCACCATCACTTTACCCCACTCAAAAGCACGATTGCTCCTTCCTCTGGCCAGGTATTTCAACAACGTGGATGACGGAATCTTTTTTGGCAGAGGTATGATTCCCGAACATATCGTAAAACATACGTTTGAAGACCGACTAAAAGGACATGACCCACAGTTGGAATTTGCCTTAGAGCTGATTCAAAATAAGGCAAAAGAAAATAGGAATGACTAA
- a CDS encoding helix-turn-helix domain-containing protein, which produces MPLLNIWDLCMLVGIAQGFVMAMVLWFRKGVHVSSRFLAVIFFALAYSALINFLSEHPPAEINRFHLWVTKYLAIYPVMLLGPSLLFFVQSRIEKGFVLDRSKLNHYWSVLFNLIPTIIGAMAWVFQKFGLPYLSTDQLNAFLTAFFTYGDAVFWSYTLTYVWLTQNYLRLQNSGDFTRLFQVLRAFKLILATWFPFLVIYVSPYQEILSKLGYYPIFIPLTVLIYWLGFQWFFHLYKSASAVKKPAGGYKSVATALQQAMEKGLFLDTDLNVKSASQQLGVPQRTLSECINQHFSQTFTDFVNGYRVEEVKRKLSDPKCDHLTMAAIAHDSGFKSIATFQRVFKHIEGMSPTALKKQLVNT; this is translated from the coding sequence ATGCCTTTATTGAATATCTGGGACTTATGTATGCTTGTGGGCATTGCTCAGGGATTCGTCATGGCCATGGTGCTGTGGTTCCGAAAAGGTGTTCATGTTTCTTCCAGGTTTTTGGCCGTCATCTTTTTTGCATTGGCCTACAGTGCATTGATCAATTTCCTCAGTGAACATCCTCCAGCCGAAATAAACCGGTTTCATCTTTGGGTCACAAAATACCTGGCGATTTATCCGGTTATGCTTCTTGGCCCAAGTCTGCTTTTTTTTGTTCAAAGTCGAATAGAGAAGGGTTTCGTATTGGATAGATCGAAACTAAACCATTATTGGTCGGTACTGTTCAATTTGATCCCAACCATCATCGGTGCAATGGCCTGGGTGTTCCAGAAGTTTGGCCTTCCTTATCTCTCAACAGATCAATTGAATGCTTTTCTGACGGCTTTTTTTACCTATGGTGATGCAGTATTTTGGTCATATACCCTGACCTATGTATGGTTGACTCAAAACTATTTACGGCTACAAAATTCGGGAGATTTTACCCGACTCTTTCAGGTACTTCGTGCTTTTAAATTGATACTGGCCACATGGTTTCCTTTTCTGGTGATCTATGTTTCGCCTTATCAGGAAATACTCAGTAAGTTGGGCTATTATCCAATCTTTATTCCACTAACAGTGTTGATATACTGGCTGGGATTCCAATGGTTTTTCCACCTGTATAAATCTGCATCGGCCGTCAAAAAACCTGCGGGTGGGTATAAGTCGGTCGCGACCGCCTTGCAGCAAGCGATGGAGAAAGGATTATTTCTCGATACTGACTTAAACGTAAAATCCGCTTCACAACAATTGGGAGTGCCTCAGCGTACTTTGTCTGAATGTATTAACCAGCATTTTTCCCAGACTTTCACCGATTTCGTGAATGGCTACCGCGTCGAAGAGGTGAAACGAAAGCTCAGTGATCCAAAGTGTGATCACCTCACTATGGCAGCTATCGCCCATGATTCTGGCTTTAAATCTATTGCTACGTTTCAGCGTGTATTTAAGCATATAGAAGGAATGAGCCCCACGGCCCTGAAGAAGCAGCTGGTGAATACTTAG